The DNA sequence CACCGCCCGCGCGCGGCTCGAGCGCTATCTCGCGGGGCGCGGAGGCCGGTCGTCGCTCGACTTCCCGCTCGACCTCGCCGGAGGCACCGAGTTCCAGCGACGCGTGTGGGACACCGCGCGGAAGATCCCCTACGGCACCGTCGTATCCTACGGCGAGCTCGCGCGCATGGCGGGTTACGAGGGCGCGTCCCGCGCGGTGGGAAACGCGATGGGAGCGAATCCGGTCCCGATCATCGTCCCGTGCCATCGTGTCGTGCACTCCGACCGGTCGATCGGCGGCTTCTCGTCCGGCCTTCACTGGAAGCGGTTCCTCCTCGAGCTGGAGCGCGGCCAGCTCGGCATCGACTGGAAGCCGCGCCGGAGATTCCTCTTCGCCCGATGACGCGATCCCCACGGCCCTCCATCCTCGGAGCCCACGTCGCCCGGTTTCGCGACCATCTCGAGCTGGAGCGGCGCATGAGCGCGCACACGGTGCGCGCGTACGTGCAGGACCTCGAGCAGTACGACGCGTTCCTCGGAGGACGGCGCGTGCGGGATCTGTCCGGCGTGAAGCCGAAGGACATCGAGGAGTACGTCGGGGGCGCCCGCTGGGCGGCCTCCACCGTCGCGCGCAAGCTGGCGGCGCTCCGCGCGTTTCACGAGTTCCTCCGCAGGCGCGGGTACGCGGACGAGAATCCCGCGCTCGAGATCCGCGCGCCGCGGCGTTCGCGGCCGCTCCCCGACGTCCTCACGATCCCTCAGGTCGAGGCGCTCCTCGCGGCCCCTCGCGGCGAGGATCCCTCCGCCATCCGCGACCGCGCGCTCCTCGAGCTGGGCTACGCGACCGCGCTGCGCGCGAGCGAGCTGATCCGGCTCCGCCTCGAGGAGATCGATTCCGAGGAACAGCTCGTGCGCTGCACGGGCAAGCGCTCGCGGGAGCGGGTCGTGCCGTTCGGCGCCCAGGCGAAGCGTGCCCTCGAGCGCTACGTGGACGGAGCGAGGCATCTCTTCGCGAAGGATCGCGGGGAGCGCTCGGCCTTCCTGACGCGGCTCGGACGCCCCTTCACGCGAATGGGGTACTGGAAGCTGCTCAAGGGTCACGCGAAGGCAGCCGGCATCGATCAACCGGTGTCCCCTCACACCCTGCGTCACTCCTGCGCCACGCACCTCCTGGAGGGAGGGTGCGACCTGCGCGTCGTGCAGGAGATCCTCGGACATCGTTCCATCGAGACGACCCAGATCTACACGCACCTCGACCGGAGCTACCTCCGCGAGGTGCACACGCGATTTCACCCCAGGGCGTGAGCCCGAGCCGGGACGGGAGGTTCGGATGAAGTGGACGAGGTGGTTGGCACCGGGACGTGCCGCCGGCGCGGTGGCCCTGCTCGTGGGCGTGGTGGCGGGTGTCGCGAGCGCGCAGGCGGGGGCGGACTCGGGCGTGCCGGCGCCGGAAGTCGCGCGGACCCTCGGGCCGGCGCCCGCGCTCGAGTGGAAGGACGCGGACTCGTACGGGTTCAC is a window from the Candidatus Eisenbacteria bacterium genome containing:
- a CDS encoding methylated-DNA--[protein]-cysteine S-methyltransferase, coding for MAKAILRAGPGRIWILATERGVCEIHLSDREAPRRSDLEARGWKLVRRPRWTDTARARLERYLAGRGGRSSLDFPLDLAGGTEFQRRVWDTARKIPYGTVVSYGELARMAGYEGASRAVGNAMGANPVPIIVPCHRVVHSDRSIGGFSSGLHWKRFLLELERGQLGIDWKPRRRFLFAR
- a CDS encoding site-specific tyrosine recombinase, which encodes MTRSPRPSILGAHVARFRDHLELERRMSAHTVRAYVQDLEQYDAFLGGRRVRDLSGVKPKDIEEYVGGARWAASTVARKLAALRAFHEFLRRRGYADENPALEIRAPRRSRPLPDVLTIPQVEALLAAPRGEDPSAIRDRALLELGYATALRASELIRLRLEEIDSEEQLVRCTGKRSRERVVPFGAQAKRALERYVDGARHLFAKDRGERSAFLTRLGRPFTRMGYWKLLKGHAKAAGIDQPVSPHTLRHSCATHLLEGGCDLRVVQEILGHRSIETTQIYTHLDRSYLREVHTRFHPRA